A stretch of Lathyrus oleraceus cultivar Zhongwan6 chromosome 6, CAAS_Psat_ZW6_1.0, whole genome shotgun sequence DNA encodes these proteins:
- the LOC127093064 gene encoding uncharacterized protein LOC127093064 yields MEAHHHCCQGSTFLGYLPRPPQPRYPWRPFHTKPLSHSRISFSSNNFPRWDSNDTFRPSNFSFNNARTKPLEQEYEEEEDDDDEYGKKRRWWSDESPEETEEVNSGTWVDALDSLWVLKVFKSYGWTLPIILLSWFLSAGSKAFFMALAIPLGQSALALAFEKLWDWNESKRKRKYRTKRKRGNVNNTRVEEEPEEENQKTSTRKAGMQSWVVENDSSVDSGSRSAPSFGGWDDLERARPRTRRSQAKKGSQRMAMEGGRLSRRERKSDTPLLVRLLIAIFPFLGSWTKML; encoded by the exons ATGGAAGCTCATCACCACTGCTGCCAAGGTTCCACATTCCTTGGTTACCTTCCTCGACCACCTCAACCTCGTTATCCATGGCGACCCTTTCACACAAAACCCCTTTCTCATTCTCgcatctctttttcctccaacAACTTCCCGCGTTGGGATTCCAATGATACTTTTCGACCCTCAAATTTCAGCTTCAACAATGCTAGAACCAAGCCTCTAGAACAAGAATAtgaagaggaagaagatgatgatgatgaatatggGAAGAAGAGGAGGTGGTGGTCTGATGAGTCTCCAGAAGAAACGGAGGAAGTAAATAGTGGAACTTGGGTAGATGCTTTAGATAGTTTGTGGGTTCTCAAG GTTTTTAAGTCCTATGGTTGGACGCTGCCTATCATCCTCTTGTCATGGTTTCTTTCTGCCGGTTCAAAAGCTTTCTTCATGGCATTAGCAATTCCTCTCGGTCAGTCAGCACTTGCATTAGCATTTGAGAAATTATGGGATTGGAATGAGAGCAAACGAAAGCGCAAGTATAGGACGAAGAGGAAACGCGGAAATGTAAATAACACCCGAGTTGAGGAAGAACCCGAAGAAGAAAACCAGAAAACTAGTACGAGGAAGGCAGGGATGCAGTCGTGGGTAGTTGAGAACGACAGTTCAGTTGACAGTGGTAGCCGAAGTGCACCGAGTTTTGGTGGATGGGATGACTTGGAGAGAGCTAGGCCAAGAACAAGGAGATCTCAAGCAAAGAAAGGGTCACAAAGGATGGCCATGGAAGGTGGTAGGTTGAGTAGAAGAGAAAGAAAAAGCGACACACCCCTTCTGGTTCGATTGCTTATTGCTATTTTTCCATTTTTGGGTTCATGGACAAAGATGCTATAA